One region of Triticum aestivum cultivar Chinese Spring chromosome 6B, IWGSC CS RefSeq v2.1, whole genome shotgun sequence genomic DNA includes:
- the LOC123138794 gene encoding uncharacterized protein codes for MAAGWEASGREIGERNEKNKRKADFWAPTWQKRFGEDLLEARLEILLIPALSVASPSTVPSSPSPLATRFFDPVISDLATFLAPSSLSRRVEHEPDAPGVALPRPLHHSVEDRGGIAGSGAGALLEFGSRTGHIVQPYNAGNQVSFWWLEMEKRAADDHAANFLFTDKHSGMKVEGTLGCFHKSVLTMRCSRLSIDLVCNSVRAHLLVCLITFHVVSSMEFPMLYLCISMLMLRCYIYS; via the exons atggcggccggctgggaggcgagcgggagggagattggCGAGAGGAATGAAAAGAATAAGAGGAAA GCCGATTTTTGGGCGCCGACGTGGCAAAAACGTTTTGGGGAGGACCTGTTGGAGGCGCGCCTGGAGATACTCTTAATCCCCGCCCTTTCAGTCGCCTCTCCCTCTACAGTCCCCAGTAGCCCCTCCCCCCTCGCCACCCGGTTCTTTGATCCGGTCATCTCAGATCTCGCGACATTCCTGGCACCATCGAGCCTCTCTCGGCGCGTGGAACACGAACCCGATGCGCCGGGCGTCGCCCTTCCTCGCCCACTGCACCATTCTGTGGAGGACAGAGGCGGGATTGCTGGCAGTGGTGCAGGAGCCTTACTGGAATTTGGGTCACGCACTGGGCACATCGTTCAACCATACAATGCTGGAAATCAG GTTTCGTTTTGGTGGCTGGAGATGGAGAAACGGGCCGCTGATGACCATGCTGCGAATTTTCTGTTCACTGATAAACATTCTGGCATGAAAGTTGAAGGCACACTGGGTTGCTTCCATAAATCAGTACTTACAATGCGTTGTTCTCGCTTGTCAATTGATCTTGTTTGCAATTCAGTGCGAGCGCATCTGCTGGTGTGTTTGATTACCTTCCATGTTGTGTCAAGCATGGAGTTTCCGATGTTATATTTATGCATATCTATGCTTATGCTGAGATGTTATATTTATTCATAG